A genome region from Natranaeroarchaeum sulfidigenes includes the following:
- a CDS encoding zinc-dependent alcohol dehydrogenase, whose product MNASALYFTDERTVETRSIEIDGPASDELLIETEFSAVSAGTELLVYRNETPPETAVDETIESLRGEFSYPMQYGYAAVGEVVDRGRDVEGDWVGKRVFAFNPHQTRFSARPDDVIEVPEELSAEHATLLPTVETATNLTLDVHPRLGEQVVVFGAGVIGLCTVRLLSEFPLDRLVAVDPIESRRALAVELGADTGCHPEHLGEHAGEVDVAVELSGQPDALDDAIGVVSYDGRVVVGSWYGTKRARIDFGSRFHRNRIELVSSQVSTIDPELRGRWDTDRRMDTALEWLGRMDAGSLVSHQIPFEEAGRAYELLDEREESAVQVVLTY is encoded by the coding sequence ATGAACGCGAGCGCGCTGTATTTTACCGACGAACGGACCGTCGAAACCCGATCAATAGAGATCGACGGCCCCGCCTCGGACGAACTACTGATAGAGACCGAGTTCTCGGCGGTGAGCGCAGGGACCGAACTGCTGGTCTACCGGAACGAGACGCCGCCCGAAACGGCAGTCGACGAGACCATCGAGAGTCTCCGTGGTGAATTCTCGTATCCGATGCAGTACGGCTACGCTGCAGTGGGCGAGGTAGTCGATAGGGGACGAGACGTCGAGGGCGACTGGGTCGGTAAACGGGTGTTCGCGTTCAACCCACACCAGACACGGTTCAGCGCCCGACCGGACGACGTGATCGAGGTCCCCGAGGAACTCTCGGCCGAGCACGCGACGCTGTTACCGACCGTCGAGACCGCGACGAACCTGACGCTCGATGTTCACCCACGTCTGGGCGAGCAGGTCGTCGTATTTGGTGCCGGCGTCATCGGGCTGTGTACGGTGCGACTCCTCTCGGAGTTCCCCCTCGACCGACTGGTCGCCGTCGATCCGATCGAGAGCCGTCGGGCACTCGCCGTGGAGTTAGGAGCTGATACCGGCTGTCATCCGGAGCATCTCGGCGAGCACGCAGGCGAGGTCGACGTTGCAGTCGAGCTGTCTGGCCAGCCCGACGCCCTCGACGATGCCATCGGAGTTGTCAGCTACGACGGTCGCGTCGTTGTCGGCTCCTGGTATGGGACCAAACGCGCCCGGATCGACTTCGGAAGCCGGTTCCACCGCAATCGGATCGAACTCGTCTCCAGCCAGGTGAGTACCATCGATCCCGAACTGCGCGGCAGGTGGGATACCGACCGACGCATGGACACGGCGCTGGAGTGGCTCGGGCGAATGGATGCGGGGTCACTCGTCAGTCATCAGATTCCCTTCGAGGAAGCCGGACGGGCCTACGAGCTGCTGGACGAGCGTGAGGAATCGGCGGTACAGGTGGTGTTGACCTACT
- a CDS encoding GTP cyclohydrolase IIa: MSLVQLDNYGPWTVTPSPRRETDLQALQARLYAALADFVGNHDGYAFFDRFDNMIAVTDGMTVPDHERFQEQIRNQFPVTVSIGIGVGRTPTEALGAASQALQAEGSAQDADRTEQLATAGAVGDTRGSLTVAHFDVVDVTGEFTDQKAAGETSLAIQRATVSLASYLREEHEGIARFVGGDNIIALCPSLDEGAFEGAREHVQATTGIDLQVGVGEGETPHKAGYRAKLALEECRETGRRIERFSPQATIDR; encoded by the coding sequence ATCTCACTCGTCCAGCTGGACAACTACGGGCCGTGGACGGTGACGCCGTCGCCGCGTCGCGAGACGGATCTGCAGGCACTACAGGCACGGCTGTACGCGGCCCTCGCCGATTTCGTCGGCAACCACGACGGCTACGCCTTCTTCGACCGGTTCGACAACATGATCGCCGTCACAGACGGGATGACCGTACCGGACCACGAGCGATTCCAGGAACAGATCAGGAACCAGTTCCCGGTGACAGTGAGCATCGGAATCGGCGTCGGCCGGACGCCGACCGAGGCGCTGGGGGCCGCCTCGCAGGCGCTCCAGGCGGAAGGAAGTGCACAGGACGCGGACAGAACCGAGCAACTGGCGACAGCCGGAGCAGTCGGGGACACTCGCGGGTCGCTGACCGTCGCTCATTTCGACGTGGTCGACGTCACCGGCGAGTTTACGGATCAGAAAGCCGCAGGGGAGACCTCACTTGCGATCCAGCGGGCGACTGTTTCGCTCGCGTCGTACCTGCGCGAAGAGCACGAGGGGATCGCCCGATTCGTCGGCGGCGACAACATCATTGCACTCTGTCCGTCACTCGACGAGGGTGCGTTCGAGGGGGCGAGAGAGCACGTGCAGGCAACGACCGGGATCGACCTGCAAGTGGGGGTCGGCGAGGGTGAAACCCCACATAAGGCAGGGTATCGGGCGAAACTGGCGCTCGAAGAATGTCGGGAGACGGGCCGACGGATCGAGCGGTTCAGCCCTCAGGCAACTATCGATCGATGA
- a CDS encoding oligosaccharide flippase family protein: MTDRGDESRVHSLVSIARGASLYTVGKIVSDAGEFLVHLLVSRWLGAGLYGLFAYGKTIAFTALLLTNLGSDTSILKYLPQYEDEPQKRRFLLGLAWLTSFLGALTVSTVLFVFAPTVAALTLDEAGFVAVLRLFAGILFLDTLANLLYATFRAVELIEYEVFADRLVKPVLRIVAVGGALLVGASVYGLVAAMVAASMVTLVVAGFLFLTRLDVRPTLRGPHATRETVREYYNYSLPLTAKEAGTVMQGRIDVLIVGVFLSSTAVGIYNVSVLVSSLLYIPLLAFNQLFPPVAARLYTNDERADLAAIYGATTRWIFTISLLLGILAIVFRVEILTLFGPEFTAGTLVLTLFVIGQLFNCATGPSGYLLMMTDHQYVVMANEWVFGIANVVLNVVLIQQFGFVGAAVASAGVLAVRNLTKVAEVWYFERLHPYSRSFFKPLLAGAVAAPGMGFVGWLLPPLPAIVVGAVVGIALYAAVLLSFGIEPVDRRAYQEVAGAPGSPD, translated from the coding sequence ATGACGGACAGGGGTGACGAGTCTCGGGTCCACTCGCTCGTCTCGATCGCTCGCGGAGCCTCCCTCTACACCGTCGGGAAAATCGTCTCCGACGCCGGTGAGTTTCTCGTCCACCTGCTCGTCTCGCGCTGGCTCGGGGCAGGCCTGTACGGATTGTTCGCGTACGGCAAGACGATCGCGTTTACGGCCTTGCTCCTGACGAACCTCGGCTCTGACACGTCCATTCTCAAGTATCTCCCCCAGTACGAGGATGAGCCCCAGAAGCGCCGCTTTCTCCTCGGGCTTGCGTGGCTCACCTCGTTTCTGGGCGCGCTCACAGTCTCGACGGTGCTGTTCGTCTTCGCTCCGACAGTCGCGGCGCTTACCCTCGACGAAGCGGGCTTCGTTGCCGTCTTGCGGCTGTTCGCAGGGATCCTGTTTCTGGATACGCTTGCGAACCTGCTGTACGCGACGTTTCGTGCAGTCGAGTTGATCGAGTACGAGGTGTTCGCCGATCGACTGGTAAAGCCCGTTCTGCGAATCGTCGCCGTCGGCGGTGCGCTTCTCGTCGGGGCGTCGGTCTACGGCCTCGTCGCGGCGATGGTCGCCGCGAGCATGGTGACGCTCGTCGTTGCAGGCTTCCTCTTTCTGACTCGGCTCGACGTCCGGCCAACGCTACGTGGCCCGCACGCGACTCGCGAGACTGTCAGGGAGTACTACAACTACTCGTTACCACTGACCGCCAAAGAGGCAGGGACGGTCATGCAAGGGCGGATCGATGTGCTGATCGTCGGTGTCTTTCTCTCGTCGACTGCGGTCGGCATTTACAACGTCTCCGTACTCGTCTCGAGTCTGCTGTACATCCCGTTGCTTGCGTTCAACCAGTTATTTCCGCCAGTTGCCGCACGGCTGTACACCAACGACGAGCGGGCCGATCTGGCGGCTATCTACGGCGCAACGACGCGCTGGATCTTCACGATCAGCCTTTTGCTTGGCATCCTTGCGATCGTCTTCCGCGTCGAGATTCTGACGCTGTTCGGCCCCGAGTTCACCGCCGGAACGCTCGTGCTGACGCTGTTTGTCATCGGTCAACTGTTCAACTGTGCCACCGGACCGAGCGGCTATCTGCTGATGATGACTGATCACCAGTACGTCGTAATGGCCAACGAGTGGGTGTTCGGAATCGCCAACGTCGTCCTCAACGTCGTTCTCATCCAGCAGTTTGGTTTCGTCGGGGCGGCAGTGGCCTCCGCCGGTGTGCTCGCAGTCCGTAATCTCACGAAGGTTGCCGAAGTGTGGTACTTCGAGCGGCTTCATCCGTACTCCCGATCATTCTTCAAACCACTGCTTGCGGGCGCGGTTGCGGCACCTGGAATGGGTTTCGTCGGCTGGCTGTTACCCCCCCTCCCAGCCATTGTCGTCGGCGCAGTGGTTGGCATCGCGCTGTATGCTGCCGTCTTGCTATCTTTCGGTATCGAACCGGTCGATCGCAGAGCCTACCAGGAGGTTGCTGGAGCACCGGGGTCACCCGATTGA